The stretch of DNA GTCCAGCTCCCCGTCGCGCCGAGCCCCCACCCCCCGCTTGACCAGGATGTCGGCCAGCGCTGTCCGGGCGGCCGCATGCTGGGCGTTCGCCCCCAGCGCAGCCCGATATTCCTTTTCCGCACCCACAGTGTTGCCGAGCCGGTCGGCCAGGGCGCCGAGCCGGTAGTGCGCTTCGGCGTTGGTCGGGTCTTCTTTGAGGGCGCGGCGATACTCGGTTTCGGCTGGACCGTACAGCGTTCGGGCCTGGAGCCCTTGGGCTGTGGCCATGAAGTTGTCTTTTTTTTCGGCACAGCCCCAGGTCACGGCAGCAACGAGGAGCAGGGAGACACATCGGAGCGCGTTCATGGCCGCTATTCCGCCCCGTCTTCGACCGGCTGTCAATTGCCCCGGCTGCCTTGTCACACCGAGTCGGCCCGGATACACTCGACCGCCATGCCTCAAGCGCCTCCCGGNNNNNNNNNNNNNNNNNNNNNNNNNNNNNNNNNNNNNNNNNNNNNNNNNNNNNNNNNNNNNNNNNNNNCTGTTTTCGGGCAGCATGTTCGTGCTGTTCGCCGTCCTGCCGCTGTTCGTCGTCCAGGAACTCCACGGCGCGGAATCCCAGGTCGGCCTGATCATGGGTGCGTTTGCCCTGGCCGCGGTCCTGACCCGGCCGCTCTCGGGACAGCTGGTTTCCATCTGGAGCCGCAAGAGCGGGCTGAGCCTGGGCACCTTCATCTATTTCCTGGCCCCGGCCCTGTACACCCTGGTCGGCTCGGTACCGGTCATGCTGGGGCTGCGCTTTTTTCACGGCATCGGCATTGCCATCTATACCACCGCGTCAAGCGTGTTTGTCGCCGACCTGTCACCGCCCGCCCGGCGCGGAGAAGCCATGGGCTATTACGGCATGGCGCTGAACCTGTCGATGACCATCGGCCCAGCCCTGGGCGCCTACCTGGTCGGCCGGATCGGCTTTATCAATCTGTTCTGGCTGTCGGCTGGGCTGGCCCTGGTCAGCTTTTTGCTGACCCTGCTGCTGCGCGAACCCCGGCGTCCGTCGCCGCCGCTTCACACNNNNNNNNNNNNNNNNNNNNNNNNNNNNNNNNNNNNNNNNNNNNNNNNNNNNNNNNNNNNNNNNNNNNNNNNNNNNNNNNNNNNNNNNNNNNNNNNNNNNNNNNNNNNNNNNNNNNNNNNNNNNNNNNNNNNNNNNNNNNNNNNNNNNNTCGCG from Desulfurellaceae bacterium encodes:
- a CDS encoding MFS transporter, giving the protein LFSGSMFVLFAVLPLFVVQELHGAESQVGLIMGAFALAAVLTRPLSGQLVSIWSRKSGLSLGTFIYFLAPALYTLVGSVPVMLGLRFFHGIGIAIYTTASSVFVADLSPPARRGEAMGYYGMALNLSMTIGPALGAYLVGRIGFINLFWLSAGLALVSFLLTLLLREPRRPSPPLHT
- a CDS encoding tetratricopeptide repeat protein — translated: MNALRCVSLLLVAAVTWGCAEKKDNFMATAQGLQARTLYGPAETEYRRALKEDPTNAEAHYRLGALADRLGNTVGAEKEYRAALGANAQHAAARTALADILVKRGVGARRDGELD